Proteins co-encoded in one Apus apus isolate bApuApu2 chromosome 22, bApuApu2.pri.cur, whole genome shotgun sequence genomic window:
- the RNF214 gene encoding RING finger protein 214 isoform X3, whose translation MALEPAQDDGPAAAPAPPRLCEPGPGGSGSTLSVPESPSEAAPADSGGEAEPAAPPGPAPALPGAEGERGPGGEEEAAGQSDGAAEEPEAEAAPARLSQNIAVQTDFKTVETNVNTDQDIEKNLDKMMSERALLKERYQEVLDKQRQVENQLQVQLKQLQQRREEEMKNHQEILKAIQDVTIKREETKKKMEKEKKEFLQKEQDLKAEIEKLCEKGRRLLKEREEKENKIASLIAEQSDEKQLWEMELDKLKNQHNEINRNILEETERAWKAEILSLESRKELLVLKLEEAEKEAELHLTYLKSAPPTLETMRPKQEWEMRLNRIRITKENVRDQFNDHIQMVRNGTKLSSLPQIPTPTLPPPPSETDFMLTAFQPNPPLTPRLPFPIGPVPVPMVMPSADPRTLSFPLLNPAISRPNQPSPPLPASQGRSSPVVGSLLGTHSPHMPPAASIPPPPGLGGVNAAPEFHRPQQPADKLEKLLEKLLTRFPQCNKAQLTNILQQIKTARRTMAGLTMEELNQLVAAKLAEQQERAAAGAQPLTRIRAPMFSAPLPQISTPMFLPPAAYPGAASHAPAACKLCLMCQKLVQPGDLHPMACSHVLHKECIKFWAQTNTNDTCPFCPSLK comes from the exons ATGGCGCTGGAGCCGGCGCAGGATgacggccccgccgccgcccccgccccgccgcgcctcTGCGAGCCCGGCCCCGGCGGCAG CGGGAGCACTCTCTCCGTCCCGGAGAGCCCCAGCGAGGCGGCGCCGGCCGATTCCGGCGGAGAGGCGGagcccgccgccccccccggcccggccccggcgctgcccggcgCTGAGGGGGAGCGCGGGCCCGGCGGCGAGGAGGAGGCCGCCGGTCAGAGCGACGGGGCGGCGGAGGAGCCCGAGGCTGAGGCAGCCCCCGCCAGGCTGTCGCAGAACATCGCGGTGCAG ACCGACTTCAAGACAGTCGAGACAAACGTGAACACAGACCAGGACATTGAGAAGAACTTG GACAAGATGATGTCTGAGAGAGCTCTGTTGAAGGAGCGTTACCAGGAGGTGCTGGACAAGCAGAGGCAGGTGGAGAACCAGCTGCAGgtgcagctgaagcagctccagcagaggagggaggaagagatgaAGAACCACCAG GAGATCCTGAAAGCCATCCAGGATGTCACCATCAAGCGGGAAGAGACGaagaagaagatggagaaggaaaagaaggagtTCCTGCAGAAAGAGCAGGACCTGAAAGCAGAGATTGAGAAGCTCTGTGAGAAAGGCAGAAG GCTGCTGAAAGAgcgggaggagaaggagaacaAGATTGCTTCTCTGATTGCTGAGCAGTCCGATGAAAA gcagctctgggagaTGGAACTTGATAAGCTGAAGAACCAGCACAATGAGATCAACAGGAACATTCTGGAGGAGACCGAACGGGCCTGGAAGGCAGAG ATCCTGTCCCTGGAGAGCcggaaggagctgctggtgttgAAACtagaagaagcagagaaggaagcagagctgcaccTCACCTACCTCAA GTCTGCACCACCCACGCTGGAGACCATGAGGCCAAAGCAGGAGTGGGAGATGAGGCTGAACAGGATACGAATTACCAAGGAAAACGTCCGA GATCAGTTCAACGACCACATTCAGATGGTGAGGAATGGGACGAAGCTGAGCAGCCTCCCACAGATCCCGACCCCCACGCTGCCACCTCCGCCCTCAGAA acAGATTTCATGCTGACGGCATTCCAGCCCAACCCACCCCTCACCCCCAGGCTCCCGTTCCCCATCGGGCCAGTTCCCGTTCCCATGGTCATGCCAAGCGCCGACCCCCGGAcgctctccttccctctcctcaaCCCTGCCATCTCCAGGCCCAACCAGCCCTCCCCGCCActccctgcttcccagggcaggagcagcccagtGGTGGGATCTCTGCTGGGCACACACAGCCCTCACatgcctcctgctgcctccatccctcccccgCCCGGCCTGGGAGGGGTTAACGCGGCTCCCGAGTTCCACAGGCCGCAGCAGCCCGCGGATAAActggaaaagctgctggagaagTTGCTGACTCGGTTTCCACAGTGCAACAA ggccCAGCTCACCAACATCCTGCAGCAGATCAAGACAGCTCGGAGGACCATGGCAGGTCTGACCATGGAGGAGCTGAACCAGCTGGTGGCAGCcaagctggcagagcagcaggaacgggcagcagctggggcacaG CCTCTCACTCGAATCCGGGCCCCCAtgttctctgctcctctgcctcaGATCAGCACCCCCATGTTCCTGCCCCCGGCCGCCTACCCCGGAGCAGCCTCCCAT GCCCCAGCTGCCTGTAAGCTGTGTCTCATGTGCCAGAAGCTGGTGCAGCCTGGTGACCTGCACCCCATGGCCTGCTCGCACGTGCTGCACAAGGAG
- the RNF214 gene encoding RING finger protein 214 isoform X1, with protein sequence MALEPAQDDGPAAAPAPPRLCEPGPGGSGSTLSVPESPSEAAPADSGGEAEPAAPPGPAPALPGAEGERGPGGEEEAAGQSDGAAEEPEAEAAPARLSQNIAVQTDFKTVETNVNTDQDIEKNLDKMMSERALLKERYQEVLDKQRQVENQLQVQLKQLQQRREEEMKNHQEILKAIQDVTIKREETKKKMEKEKKEFLQKEQDLKAEIEKLCEKGRRLLKEREEKENKIASLIAEQSDEKQLWEMELDKLKNQHNEINRNILEETERAWKAEILSLESRKELLVLKLEEAEKEAELHLTYLNCACRSAPPTLETMRPKQEWEMRLNRIRITKENVRDQFNDHIQMVRNGTKLSSLPQIPTPTLPPPPSETDFMLTAFQPNPPLTPRLPFPIGPVPVPMVMPSADPRTLSFPLLNPAISRPNQPSPPLPASQGRSSPVVGSLLGTHSPHMPPAASIPPPPGLGGVNAAPEFHRPQQPADKLEKLLEKLLTRFPQCNKAQLTNILQQIKTARRTMAGLTMEELNQLVAAKLAEQQERAAAGAQPLTRIRAPMFSAPLPQISTPMFLPPAAYPGAASHAPAACKLCLMCQKLVQPGDLHPMACSHVLHKECIKFWAQTNTNDTCPFCPSLK encoded by the exons ATGGCGCTGGAGCCGGCGCAGGATgacggccccgccgccgcccccgccccgccgcgcctcTGCGAGCCCGGCCCCGGCGGCAG CGGGAGCACTCTCTCCGTCCCGGAGAGCCCCAGCGAGGCGGCGCCGGCCGATTCCGGCGGAGAGGCGGagcccgccgccccccccggcccggccccggcgctgcccggcgCTGAGGGGGAGCGCGGGCCCGGCGGCGAGGAGGAGGCCGCCGGTCAGAGCGACGGGGCGGCGGAGGAGCCCGAGGCTGAGGCAGCCCCCGCCAGGCTGTCGCAGAACATCGCGGTGCAG ACCGACTTCAAGACAGTCGAGACAAACGTGAACACAGACCAGGACATTGAGAAGAACTTG GACAAGATGATGTCTGAGAGAGCTCTGTTGAAGGAGCGTTACCAGGAGGTGCTGGACAAGCAGAGGCAGGTGGAGAACCAGCTGCAGgtgcagctgaagcagctccagcagaggagggaggaagagatgaAGAACCACCAG GAGATCCTGAAAGCCATCCAGGATGTCACCATCAAGCGGGAAGAGACGaagaagaagatggagaaggaaaagaaggagtTCCTGCAGAAAGAGCAGGACCTGAAAGCAGAGATTGAGAAGCTCTGTGAGAAAGGCAGAAG GCTGCTGAAAGAgcgggaggagaaggagaacaAGATTGCTTCTCTGATTGCTGAGCAGTCCGATGAAAA gcagctctgggagaTGGAACTTGATAAGCTGAAGAACCAGCACAATGAGATCAACAGGAACATTCTGGAGGAGACCGAACGGGCCTGGAAGGCAGAG ATCCTGTCCCTGGAGAGCcggaaggagctgctggtgttgAAACtagaagaagcagagaaggaagcagagctgcaccTCACCTACCTCAA TTGTGCTTGCAGGTCTGCACCACCCACGCTGGAGACCATGAGGCCAAAGCAGGAGTGGGAGATGAGGCTGAACAGGATACGAATTACCAAGGAAAACGTCCGA GATCAGTTCAACGACCACATTCAGATGGTGAGGAATGGGACGAAGCTGAGCAGCCTCCCACAGATCCCGACCCCCACGCTGCCACCTCCGCCCTCAGAA acAGATTTCATGCTGACGGCATTCCAGCCCAACCCACCCCTCACCCCCAGGCTCCCGTTCCCCATCGGGCCAGTTCCCGTTCCCATGGTCATGCCAAGCGCCGACCCCCGGAcgctctccttccctctcctcaaCCCTGCCATCTCCAGGCCCAACCAGCCCTCCCCGCCActccctgcttcccagggcaggagcagcccagtGGTGGGATCTCTGCTGGGCACACACAGCCCTCACatgcctcctgctgcctccatccctcccccgCCCGGCCTGGGAGGGGTTAACGCGGCTCCCGAGTTCCACAGGCCGCAGCAGCCCGCGGATAAActggaaaagctgctggagaagTTGCTGACTCGGTTTCCACAGTGCAACAA ggccCAGCTCACCAACATCCTGCAGCAGATCAAGACAGCTCGGAGGACCATGGCAGGTCTGACCATGGAGGAGCTGAACCAGCTGGTGGCAGCcaagctggcagagcagcaggaacgggcagcagctggggcacaG CCTCTCACTCGAATCCGGGCCCCCAtgttctctgctcctctgcctcaGATCAGCACCCCCATGTTCCTGCCCCCGGCCGCCTACCCCGGAGCAGCCTCCCAT GCCCCAGCTGCCTGTAAGCTGTGTCTCATGTGCCAGAAGCTGGTGCAGCCTGGTGACCTGCACCCCATGGCCTGCTCGCACGTGCTGCACAAGGAG
- the RNF214 gene encoding RING finger protein 214 isoform X2: MTAPPPPPPRRASASPAPAAGRWARGSTLSVPESPSEAAPADSGGEAEPAAPPGPAPALPGAEGERGPGGEEEAAGQSDGAAEEPEAEAAPARLSQNIAVQTDFKTVETNVNTDQDIEKNLDKMMSERALLKERYQEVLDKQRQVENQLQVQLKQLQQRREEEMKNHQEILKAIQDVTIKREETKKKMEKEKKEFLQKEQDLKAEIEKLCEKGRRLLKEREEKENKIASLIAEQSDEKQLWEMELDKLKNQHNEINRNILEETERAWKAEILSLESRKELLVLKLEEAEKEAELHLTYLNCACRSAPPTLETMRPKQEWEMRLNRIRITKENVRDQFNDHIQMVRNGTKLSSLPQIPTPTLPPPPSETDFMLTAFQPNPPLTPRLPFPIGPVPVPMVMPSADPRTLSFPLLNPAISRPNQPSPPLPASQGRSSPVVGSLLGTHSPHMPPAASIPPPPGLGGVNAAPEFHRPQQPADKLEKLLEKLLTRFPQCNKAQLTNILQQIKTARRTMAGLTMEELNQLVAAKLAEQQERAAAGAQPLTRIRAPMFSAPLPQISTPMFLPPAAYPGAASHAPAACKLCLMCQKLVQPGDLHPMACSHVLHKECIKFWAQTNTNDTCPFCPSLK; this comes from the exons ATgacggccccgccgccgcccccgccccgccgcgcctcTGCGAGCCCGGCCCCGGCGGCAGGTAGGTGGGCCCG CGGGAGCACTCTCTCCGTCCCGGAGAGCCCCAGCGAGGCGGCGCCGGCCGATTCCGGCGGAGAGGCGGagcccgccgccccccccggcccggccccggcgctgcccggcgCTGAGGGGGAGCGCGGGCCCGGCGGCGAGGAGGAGGCCGCCGGTCAGAGCGACGGGGCGGCGGAGGAGCCCGAGGCTGAGGCAGCCCCCGCCAGGCTGTCGCAGAACATCGCGGTGCAG ACCGACTTCAAGACAGTCGAGACAAACGTGAACACAGACCAGGACATTGAGAAGAACTTG GACAAGATGATGTCTGAGAGAGCTCTGTTGAAGGAGCGTTACCAGGAGGTGCTGGACAAGCAGAGGCAGGTGGAGAACCAGCTGCAGgtgcagctgaagcagctccagcagaggagggaggaagagatgaAGAACCACCAG GAGATCCTGAAAGCCATCCAGGATGTCACCATCAAGCGGGAAGAGACGaagaagaagatggagaaggaaaagaaggagtTCCTGCAGAAAGAGCAGGACCTGAAAGCAGAGATTGAGAAGCTCTGTGAGAAAGGCAGAAG GCTGCTGAAAGAgcgggaggagaaggagaacaAGATTGCTTCTCTGATTGCTGAGCAGTCCGATGAAAA gcagctctgggagaTGGAACTTGATAAGCTGAAGAACCAGCACAATGAGATCAACAGGAACATTCTGGAGGAGACCGAACGGGCCTGGAAGGCAGAG ATCCTGTCCCTGGAGAGCcggaaggagctgctggtgttgAAACtagaagaagcagagaaggaagcagagctgcaccTCACCTACCTCAA TTGTGCTTGCAGGTCTGCACCACCCACGCTGGAGACCATGAGGCCAAAGCAGGAGTGGGAGATGAGGCTGAACAGGATACGAATTACCAAGGAAAACGTCCGA GATCAGTTCAACGACCACATTCAGATGGTGAGGAATGGGACGAAGCTGAGCAGCCTCCCACAGATCCCGACCCCCACGCTGCCACCTCCGCCCTCAGAA acAGATTTCATGCTGACGGCATTCCAGCCCAACCCACCCCTCACCCCCAGGCTCCCGTTCCCCATCGGGCCAGTTCCCGTTCCCATGGTCATGCCAAGCGCCGACCCCCGGAcgctctccttccctctcctcaaCCCTGCCATCTCCAGGCCCAACCAGCCCTCCCCGCCActccctgcttcccagggcaggagcagcccagtGGTGGGATCTCTGCTGGGCACACACAGCCCTCACatgcctcctgctgcctccatccctcccccgCCCGGCCTGGGAGGGGTTAACGCGGCTCCCGAGTTCCACAGGCCGCAGCAGCCCGCGGATAAActggaaaagctgctggagaagTTGCTGACTCGGTTTCCACAGTGCAACAA ggccCAGCTCACCAACATCCTGCAGCAGATCAAGACAGCTCGGAGGACCATGGCAGGTCTGACCATGGAGGAGCTGAACCAGCTGGTGGCAGCcaagctggcagagcagcaggaacgggcagcagctggggcacaG CCTCTCACTCGAATCCGGGCCCCCAtgttctctgctcctctgcctcaGATCAGCACCCCCATGTTCCTGCCCCCGGCCGCCTACCCCGGAGCAGCCTCCCAT GCCCCAGCTGCCTGTAAGCTGTGTCTCATGTGCCAGAAGCTGGTGCAGCCTGGTGACCTGCACCCCATGGCCTGCTCGCACGTGCTGCACAAGGAG